A stretch of Corynebacterium timonense DNA encodes these proteins:
- a CDS encoding DNA polymerase III subunit gamma and tau produces MALYRKYRPASFGEVIGQEQVTRPLSAALDNGRINHAYLFSGPRGCGKTSSARILARSLNCVHGPTSTPCGECASCVSLAPGGAGNLDVMELDAASNGGVDEMRELRERAMFAPAEFRYRVFIIDEAHMISKVGNNALLKIVEEPPEHLIFIFATTEPEKMLGTIRSRTHNYPFRLLTPQAMHGLLTRVVAEEGAHVEESVYPLVIRAGGGSPRDTLSILDQLLSGAGPEGLTYEAALPLLGVTDLTLVDAIVDALATRDASLMFRTVDQIIEAGHEPRKFALDLLDRLRDLMMLRTVPDAISQGLVNAPADRAEILREQAERFSGHELAELASQVNDRVSSLRGATSPRLLLEIMMAHLITTPDVAAEVQGPKEPTAEPTLAPDSPAPVTQGRTGAAAAAAAAAAAAQRDVRSSSTPAPRQAPEPSAPPEPARPEPSASQPDTGGLLEKVRREWTALRQSVGARNKTAEIMLTEATPLGFDDDTLVIGHNTGALAQRINAPEHNRDIASIFSEHLEATIQVRCVVGTDPAKAGVKAEAPPRQVWNPRSTPQEKSEPEPEPEDPAPAPPAANDWRAAAAAASKRAARREHREAEEIPLPPEPAEEEYEPPPPPEEYTQEDEERAMADQAQEEGERDRRDATAVAMDLLATELGAKPL; encoded by the coding sequence GTGGCTTTGTACAGGAAGTATCGCCCCGCAAGCTTCGGCGAAGTGATCGGCCAAGAGCAGGTCACGCGCCCTTTGTCCGCCGCGTTGGACAACGGCCGGATTAACCACGCCTACCTGTTTTCGGGCCCGCGCGGGTGCGGTAAGACTTCCTCGGCGCGCATCCTCGCGCGCTCCCTCAACTGCGTCCACGGCCCCACCTCGACCCCGTGCGGGGAGTGCGCCTCCTGCGTCTCGCTCGCGCCGGGCGGGGCGGGCAACCTCGACGTGATGGAGCTGGACGCGGCGTCGAACGGCGGTGTCGACGAGATGCGCGAGCTGCGCGAGCGCGCCATGTTCGCCCCGGCCGAGTTCCGCTACCGCGTGTTCATCATCGACGAGGCCCACATGATTTCGAAGGTGGGCAACAACGCGCTGCTCAAGATCGTGGAGGAGCCGCCGGAGCACCTCATCTTCATCTTCGCCACCACCGAGCCGGAAAAGATGCTGGGCACGATCCGCTCGCGCACTCACAACTACCCGTTCCGCCTGCTCACCCCGCAGGCGATGCACGGGTTGCTCACCCGCGTCGTCGCCGAGGAAGGCGCCCACGTCGAGGAGAGCGTCTACCCGCTGGTCATCCGCGCCGGCGGCGGCTCGCCGCGCGATACGCTCTCGATCCTCGACCAGCTGCTCTCGGGGGCCGGCCCCGAGGGCCTCACGTACGAGGCCGCGCTTCCCCTCCTCGGGGTCACGGACCTCACGCTTGTCGACGCCATCGTGGACGCCCTGGCCACCCGCGACGCCTCCCTGATGTTCCGCACCGTCGACCAGATCATCGAGGCCGGCCACGAGCCCCGCAAGTTCGCCCTCGACCTGCTGGATCGCCTGCGCGACCTGATGATGCTGCGCACCGTCCCCGACGCGATCTCCCAAGGCCTCGTCAACGCCCCCGCCGACCGCGCCGAGATCCTGCGCGAGCAGGCCGAGCGCTTCAGCGGCCACGAGCTCGCGGAGCTTGCCTCCCAGGTCAACGACCGCGTGTCCTCACTGCGCGGCGCCACGAGCCCCCGGCTGCTCCTCGAGATCATGATGGCCCACCTCATCACCACCCCCGACGTTGCCGCGGAGGTCCAGGGCCCGAAGGAGCCGACCGCGGAGCCGACCCTCGCGCCCGACTCTCCCGCGCCGGTGACCCAGGGCCGCACGGGCGCCGCGGCCGCCGCAGCTGCGGCGGCGGCAGCAGCCCAGCGCGACGTGCGCAGCTCGTCGACGCCCGCCCCGCGACAGGCGCCCGAGCCGTCTGCTCCCCCGGAGCCCGCGCGCCCGGAGCCGTCGGCCAGCCAGCCCGATACTGGCGGCCTGCTGGAGAAGGTGCGGCGCGAGTGGACCGCCCTGCGACAGTCCGTTGGTGCGCGCAACAAAACCGCCGAGATTATGCTCACCGAGGCCACGCCCCTCGGCTTCGACGACGACACCCTCGTGATCGGCCACAACACCGGCGCGCTCGCGCAGCGGATCAACGCCCCCGAGCACAACCGCGACATCGCGTCCATCTTCTCCGAGCACCTCGAGGCCACGATCCAGGTGCGCTGCGTCGTGGGCACCGACCCCGCCAAGGCGGGCGTGAAGGCCGAGGCCCCGCCGCGCCAGGTGTGGAACCCGCGCTCCACACCCCAGGAGAAGTCCGAGCCCGAGCCCGAGCCCGAGGACCCTGCGCCGGCCCCTCCCGCTGCCAACGACTGGCGCGCCGCCGCGGCCGCCGCCAGTAAGCGAGCCGCCCGGCGGGAGCACCGCGAGGCGGAAGAGATCCCGCTTCCGCCCGAGCCCGCGGAGGAAGAGTACGAGCCGCCGCCCCCGCCCGAGGAGTACACCCAGGAGGACGAGGAGCGAGCCATGGCAGACCAGGCTCAGGAGGAAGGTGAGCGGGACCGTCGAGACGCGACTGCGGTCGCGATGGACCTCCTTGCCACCGAATTGGGAGCAAAGCCGCTCTGA
- a CDS encoding aminotransferase class I/II-fold pyridoxal phosphate-dependent enzyme has protein sequence MSLLELEHNELEQLAADVRSRYEELKARNLDLDLTRGKPSSEQLDFSNELLALPGPDNYRDKTGADVRNYGNLDGIADIRELWAEVLGVDAANLVAADASSLNIMFDLISWSYSLGNNDSERPWCREETVKWICPVPGYDRHFSITETFGFEMVSVPVLEDGPDIAAIESLAQDPQVKGMWAVPIFGNPTGVNYSREVVERLAAMETAAPDFRVVWDNAYAVHTLTDEFPDNPDVLALAAEKGNPNRFWYLSSTSKITHAGSGVSFFASSKENLDWYSSIAGIRGIGPNKVNQLAHAAYFRDAEGVRALMRKHAGSLAPKFAAVIEVLENRLGGYNVASWTTPEGGYFISLDVLDGTATRVWELAKEAGITLTKAGAAFPHGKDPRDRHIRLAPSMPPLEEVTEAMDGVATCVLLAGVEKLGA, from the coding sequence ATGTCCCTGCTTGAACTTGAGCACAATGAGCTGGAGCAGCTCGCGGCCGACGTCCGCTCGCGCTACGAGGAGCTGAAGGCCAGGAACCTTGACCTCGACCTGACCCGCGGCAAGCCGTCGAGCGAGCAGCTCGACTTCAGCAACGAGCTGTTGGCGCTGCCGGGCCCAGACAACTACCGCGATAAAACCGGCGCTGACGTGCGCAACTACGGTAACCTTGACGGCATCGCCGACATCCGGGAGCTGTGGGCCGAGGTCCTCGGCGTGGACGCAGCGAACCTGGTCGCGGCGGACGCTTCCTCGCTGAACATCATGTTCGACCTCATCTCTTGGTCTTACTCCCTGGGCAACAACGACTCGGAACGCCCGTGGTGCCGGGAGGAGACAGTGAAGTGGATCTGCCCGGTGCCGGGCTACGACCGTCACTTCTCCATCACCGAGACCTTCGGCTTCGAGATGGTCTCCGTGCCGGTGCTCGAGGACGGCCCGGACATCGCCGCCATCGAGTCGCTCGCCCAGGACCCGCAGGTCAAGGGCATGTGGGCGGTGCCCATCTTTGGCAACCCCACGGGCGTGAACTACTCCCGCGAGGTCGTCGAGCGCCTCGCGGCGATGGAGACGGCCGCCCCCGACTTCCGCGTCGTGTGGGACAACGCCTACGCGGTGCACACGCTGACGGACGAGTTCCCGGACAACCCGGACGTGCTCGCGCTTGCTGCGGAAAAAGGAAATCCGAACCGCTTCTGGTACCTGAGTTCGACGTCCAAGATCACCCACGCGGGCTCGGGCGTGTCCTTTTTCGCCTCCTCGAAGGAGAACCTGGACTGGTACTCCTCCATCGCGGGGATCCGCGGTATCGGCCCGAACAAAGTCAACCAGCTCGCTCACGCCGCCTACTTCCGCGACGCGGAGGGCGTGCGCGCGCTCATGCGCAAGCACGCGGGCTCGCTCGCGCCGAAGTTCGCGGCGGTCATCGAGGTGCTGGAAAACCGCCTAGGCGGGTACAACGTCGCCTCCTGGACCACCCCGGAGGGCGGCTACTTCATCTCGCTCGACGTTCTCGACGGCACCGCCACGCGCGTGTGGGAGCTGGCCAAGGAAGCGGGCATCACCCTGACCAAGGCGGGCGCCGCGTTCCCGCACGGCAAGGACCCGCGCGACCGCCACATCCGGCTTGCCCCCTCGATGCCGCCGCTCGAGGAGGTCACCGAGGCCATGGACGGCGTTGCCACCTGTGTGCTGCTGGCGGGCGTCGAGAAGCTTGGTGCCTAA
- a CDS encoding suppressor of fused domain protein, with product MTGDEAVAWLASLGEGFSLSLIDATPTASATLAGRPAAMTVGFSGVDTGLTLDSDPSTAVRCELVCAAAQPPFVQSRAVAAAARELVDKGLAAQPGVLLEGLIDDLAVAGEPTVRHGFLREPQLFERGTPTYTEPGQLTLLLELVALTEEERQIAAAQGAAVLERRLRRRGVRVGDWYRGE from the coding sequence GTGACGGGCGACGAGGCCGTCGCATGGCTCGCCTCGCTCGGCGAGGGCTTCAGCCTTTCGCTTATCGACGCCACCCCCACCGCCTCGGCCACCCTCGCGGGCCGGCCGGCGGCGATGACGGTGGGCTTCAGCGGCGTCGACACCGGGCTGACGCTCGACTCCGACCCGTCCACCGCGGTGCGCTGCGAGCTGGTGTGCGCCGCCGCGCAGCCGCCGTTCGTGCAGTCCAGGGCCGTCGCCGCCGCCGCGCGCGAGCTGGTGGATAAGGGGCTTGCCGCCCAGCCCGGCGTGCTGCTGGAGGGCCTCATCGACGACCTCGCCGTGGCGGGGGAGCCGACGGTGCGCCACGGCTTTTTGCGCGAGCCCCAGCTTTTCGAGCGCGGCACCCCCACCTACACCGAGCCGGGCCAGCTCACGCTGCTGCTCGAGCTCGTGGCCCTGACGGAGGAGGAGCGCCAGATTGCCGCCGCCCAGGGCGCGGCCGTGCTGGAGCGCCGCCTGCGCCGCCGCGGCGTGCGGGTGGGGGACTGGTATCGCGGGGAGTAA
- a CDS encoding RNA-binding domain-containing protein yields the protein MPESLGRTLCAFANTPSGGTIVLGVDEAADFEVTGVQDEGATQEAVASLCREAVDPAPHLLFHSVSVDGSTVLVVTVVPLLDTHKPALYQGRAYRRRAGKDDAMTTDDLRMVELAQRPTAERLPADAVVEEGLERGVLDDALTDDLLANATQGVRRLGDVDEDARVLEVLNVTARGGGVRRAGLYAVGFLPQSTFPALGATAHVTGGTDDPVHFVGPLPDLLDESLDWVRRHTAEGAEESPLPLSAVREALSNAFIHREMDVSLEAGRQVEIRLSANELTITSPGGLKNLTTHQLGDVELVKAPVNQRLYGLARWLETSDGAPLVATAGGGVTEMLRAVHEAGLARPRFVDEGTAFRVVFPRVPRLRPKDRDWVDSLPGPFTPVQEDMLVMVRRGEDLSLQRLRTQFPWCTDEVLEQSAQGLAEKGLLATGVTTGEAPVAAALATDDAELEKLGKNVPQVFRLLKAGGKQSISEMHAATTLSVNQVRYAVNSLLDAGLVGMEGGRGKRTTYFLH from the coding sequence TTGCCCGAATCGCTCGGGCGAACGCTGTGCGCGTTCGCGAATACGCCGAGCGGGGGCACGATTGTGCTCGGGGTCGATGAGGCTGCGGACTTTGAGGTTACCGGCGTTCAGGACGAGGGGGCGACGCAGGAAGCGGTCGCCTCCTTATGCCGGGAGGCGGTGGATCCTGCGCCGCACCTCCTTTTCCACTCAGTGAGTGTCGATGGCTCGACGGTCCTTGTCGTCACCGTGGTTCCCCTCCTGGATACGCACAAGCCCGCGCTGTACCAGGGCCGGGCATACCGTCGGCGGGCGGGCAAAGATGACGCCATGACCACCGACGACCTGCGGATGGTGGAGCTGGCACAGCGCCCCACTGCGGAGCGACTGCCAGCAGATGCGGTCGTTGAGGAAGGTCTGGAACGCGGGGTGCTTGACGACGCACTCACTGACGACCTGCTCGCCAACGCCACGCAGGGAGTGCGACGGCTCGGTGACGTCGACGAGGACGCGCGGGTTCTCGAAGTGCTCAACGTCACCGCACGAGGCGGAGGCGTACGTCGCGCCGGGCTGTACGCCGTGGGGTTCCTCCCGCAATCGACGTTTCCGGCGCTGGGGGCAACGGCGCACGTGACTGGCGGGACGGATGACCCCGTCCACTTCGTCGGGCCGCTTCCGGATCTGCTGGACGAAAGCCTCGACTGGGTGCGCCGACACACGGCCGAGGGGGCCGAGGAATCACCCCTGCCGCTGTCCGCCGTCCGAGAAGCGCTGTCCAACGCCTTCATCCACCGCGAGATGGACGTCTCTCTCGAGGCCGGCAGGCAGGTGGAGATCCGCCTGAGCGCCAACGAGCTCACCATCACGAGCCCCGGGGGACTGAAGAACCTGACCACGCACCAGCTGGGAGACGTTGAGCTGGTCAAAGCGCCTGTCAACCAGCGCTTGTACGGTCTCGCGCGCTGGCTGGAAACAAGCGACGGTGCGCCCCTGGTGGCCACCGCGGGCGGGGGAGTGACGGAAATGCTCCGGGCCGTGCACGAGGCCGGTCTTGCCAGGCCGCGCTTCGTCGACGAGGGCACGGCCTTCCGCGTTGTCTTCCCCCGCGTGCCCAGGCTGCGCCCCAAGGACCGCGACTGGGTGGATAGCCTGCCGGGCCCGTTCACTCCCGTGCAGGAAGACATGCTCGTCATGGTGCGTCGCGGCGAGGACCTCTCGCTGCAGCGGTTGCGCACGCAGTTTCCGTGGTGCACGGATGAGGTATTGGAGCAGAGTGCGCAAGGGCTGGCTGAGAAGGGGCTCCTGGCCACAGGGGTCACAACCGGCGAGGCGCCCGTTGCCGCCGCGCTGGCCACCGACGACGCTGAGCTGGAGAAGCTCGGCAAAAACGTCCCGCAGGTCTTCCGGCTGCTCAAGGCGGGCGGAAAGCAGAGCATCTCGGAGATGCACGCGGCGACAACCCTGTCCGTGAATCAGGTGCGCTATGCAGTTAATTCGCTCCTGGACGCCGGATTGGTGGGCATGGAAGGTGGGCGCGGAAAGCGGACCACGTATTTCTTGCACTGA
- a CDS encoding AAA family ATPase: MLLSLAVENYRSFGKEAVLDMQRRSFKTLRPRKGESWTENTWRRAGIFGPNASGKSNILLPLSLLRTAIIHSLTSEAHVRRLRDPHMLQQASPTRFDVEYVANDVRYRWILVVDNGGVVSESLDANERGRFSSIFNRERNEITFGQRAGLHQAAKENIEQFLRSWSLVFSAWATVKNPGRHAAAIDWWGRMLPLITGENDRHNGHQWLIELAHRDPHWLGVVKTVIRVADVGVRDVGIEEAEVPPEVRRIQELLQGGGDSRDAEVVKADDIIEYLQYLRFEHHGCDQSFYLDEADESLGTRTWLDLAVPALFALAVGGVLAIDEIDSSLHPLLVRELVSYFDNSDLNPLGAQLLFGSHDTSLIGRHPQAALHHGEVWFATKSESRSELVALDEFAVREAHNVEKRYLQGVYGAVPIPGSSELVEALAALRRKYGTSEARGQ; the protein is encoded by the coding sequence ATGTTGCTCTCTCTGGCGGTCGAGAATTACCGCTCTTTCGGCAAGGAGGCTGTCCTCGACATGCAGCGCCGCAGCTTTAAGACGCTGCGTCCCCGCAAAGGCGAATCCTGGACTGAGAACACCTGGCGCAGGGCGGGCATCTTCGGCCCTAACGCGTCTGGAAAATCGAACATCCTCCTGCCGCTGTCCCTGCTGCGCACCGCCATCATCCATTCGCTCACCAGCGAAGCTCACGTACGGCGGTTGCGTGATCCCCACATGCTGCAGCAGGCGAGCCCGACCCGATTCGATGTCGAGTACGTGGCCAATGATGTCAGGTACCGCTGGATCCTGGTCGTGGACAACGGCGGAGTTGTCTCGGAGAGCCTTGACGCCAACGAACGGGGAAGGTTCAGCAGCATCTTCAACCGCGAGCGCAACGAGATTACCTTCGGCCAGCGCGCGGGCCTGCACCAAGCCGCGAAGGAAAACATTGAGCAGTTTCTGCGCAGCTGGTCGCTCGTGTTTTCCGCGTGGGCCACGGTTAAAAATCCGGGGAGACACGCGGCGGCCATCGACTGGTGGGGAAGGATGCTGCCCCTGATCACGGGGGAGAACGATCGTCACAACGGGCACCAATGGCTCATCGAGCTTGCCCACCGCGACCCCCACTGGCTGGGAGTTGTGAAGACGGTCATCCGCGTCGCGGATGTTGGCGTGCGTGACGTGGGCATTGAAGAAGCCGAAGTGCCTCCGGAGGTGCGGCGTATTCAGGAGCTGTTGCAGGGTGGCGGCGACTCCCGTGACGCAGAGGTGGTGAAGGCGGACGACATTATCGAGTATTTGCAGTACCTCCGCTTCGAGCATCACGGATGCGACCAGAGTTTCTACCTTGATGAGGCGGACGAATCCCTGGGCACACGCACGTGGCTTGATCTCGCCGTACCAGCGCTGTTCGCGCTGGCGGTCGGCGGTGTGCTGGCTATCGACGAGATCGATTCCTCACTCCACCCGCTGCTCGTGCGTGAGCTTGTCTCCTACTTCGATAATTCCGACCTTAACCCCCTCGGCGCCCAACTACTTTTCGGTTCGCATGACACCTCGCTCATCGGCCGACACCCACAGGCCGCCCTCCACCACGGCGAAGTGTGGTTTGCCACCAAGAGCGAATCCCGCTCGGAGCTTGTCGCGCTTGACGAGTTTGCTGTGCGCGAGGCCCATAACGTCGAGAAGCGCTACCTCCAGGGAGTCTATGGGGCCGTACCCATCCCTGGCAGCAGTGAGCTCGTGGAGGCCCTCGCTGCGCTGCGGCGTAAGTACGGCACAAGTGAAGCAAGGGGGCAGTAG
- a CDS encoding RloB family protein, translating to MRKRRRPKGSRPTQPSYLIVVQGQATELDYFKRLKSTFRIPGVNLVVEPHSPEKIVDKVRYNMANDKAAPYDRVCFVVDVDDSSPQQFQQGFNKARKSTTGGTKCLFAVSNRCFEVWLLAHFADIRGREMEVGALTAGLREHGALQAGSDKHLAADFPVKEYETASRNVSTANWNEIGPAPSTAVPKLVEELIRAAEAS from the coding sequence ATGCGGAAAAGGAGAAGGCCCAAGGGAAGCCGTCCTACACAGCCGTCGTACCTCATAGTGGTGCAAGGTCAGGCTACCGAGCTCGATTACTTCAAACGTCTAAAAAGCACGTTTCGAATCCCCGGTGTGAACCTCGTTGTCGAACCGCACTCACCCGAAAAAATCGTTGACAAAGTTAGGTATAACATGGCCAACGACAAGGCTGCCCCGTACGACCGAGTCTGCTTTGTTGTCGACGTCGATGACTCGAGCCCGCAGCAGTTTCAGCAAGGATTCAATAAAGCGCGCAAGAGCACCACGGGCGGCACAAAGTGCTTGTTTGCAGTGTCGAATCGGTGCTTCGAGGTGTGGCTACTCGCCCATTTTGCGGATATTCGGGGGCGTGAAATGGAGGTCGGCGCTCTTACCGCCGGGCTTCGCGAACATGGAGCGCTCCAAGCGGGGTCGGATAAACACCTCGCCGCCGATTTTCCAGTGAAAGAGTATGAAACGGCGTCCCGCAACGTCAGCACAGCTAACTGGAATGAGATCGGCCCCGCTCCCAGTACGGCGGTGCCAAAGCTTGTGGAAGAGCTCATCCGTGCTGCAGAAGCAAGCTAG